A stretch of Deinococcus radiopugnans ATCC 19172 DNA encodes these proteins:
- a CDS encoding DUF3830 family protein, with product MLVFTFAAGELHARLEPGLAPVTCAALRQALRTPVTVRVRHAMFTGPEMSMQLPTRPHPQLLQTPLEAAVIMPLEGQVLFTVLPPHVWPGTTDAVFDLGIYYGPYGRTFFPSGWLPGNAFARIIPEHHGLMKKIGRSLLEDGAQDVTIVMRGQEAAR from the coding sequence ATGCTGGTCTTTACCTTTGCCGCCGGTGAACTGCACGCCCGGCTCGAGCCTGGGCTGGCCCCGGTCACCTGCGCCGCCCTGCGTCAGGCGCTTCGCACGCCCGTGACCGTCCGGGTGCGGCACGCCATGTTCACAGGTCCGGAGATGTCGATGCAGCTCCCCACCAGGCCGCATCCACAGCTGCTCCAGACCCCTCTCGAAGCGGCGGTGATCATGCCCCTGGAAGGACAGGTCCTGTTTACGGTGCTGCCGCCGCATGTGTGGCCGGGCACGACGGACGCGGTCTTTGATCTCGGCATCTACTACGGCCCTTACGGCAGAACCTTTTTCCCGAGTGGCTGGCTTCCGGGCAACGCGTTTGCCCGGATCATCCCCGAACATCACGGGCTGATGAAGAAGATCGGGCGCTCTCTGCTCGAGGACGGCGCGCAGGACGTGACCATCGTCATGCGGGGGCAGGAAGCCGCAAGGTAA
- a CDS encoding M24 family metallopeptidase, translating to MDTLARQKIAQALATLQLHEVWIFFTQEGSDPSVPLVFGTALSGRAALMLHPERGALALCANYDRGHLEHQGQFDEIRAYTTDFAEAFCGWLAELAPRTVLLNFSEHDPLADGLSYGQYLVLDRLIRRVLPQVRLESSQTRLGAVRGVKTPEEMRRLQQAIDRTITFYDRLLPTLHAGQTERQIQARMNTLAAELGTTPYLGGHGGPLVCINRIGLAHRGPTDEALRPGDLLVLDTGLGVDGYFSDIARTCYVRAPGEDQAPSEVQAVFQAIHSAIDAAFGALKPGVQGSEVDAAARAALRQAGQPELSHATGHQIGRHVHDGGTLLGPVWERYGAAPHGTVKAGEVYTLEPTVVQSPLPSMIVEENVVVTDDGARWLSRRQEQLWLI from the coding sequence TTGGATACCCTCGCTCGACAGAAGATCGCTCAGGCCCTCGCCACCTTGCAGCTGCACGAGGTGTGGATCTTCTTTACCCAGGAAGGCAGCGACCCCAGCGTGCCTCTGGTCTTTGGCACGGCCCTGAGCGGGCGGGCCGCCCTGATGCTGCACCCGGAACGCGGCGCGCTGGCCCTGTGCGCCAATTATGACCGGGGCCATCTGGAACACCAGGGGCAATTCGATGAGATTCGCGCCTATACCACCGATTTTGCCGAGGCCTTCTGTGGCTGGCTGGCTGAACTCGCTCCCCGGACGGTCCTGCTCAACTTCAGTGAACACGACCCACTGGCCGACGGCCTGAGTTACGGTCAATACCTCGTGCTGGACCGGCTGATCCGCCGCGTCCTGCCGCAGGTCCGGCTGGAGAGCAGCCAGACGCGGCTGGGCGCGGTGCGGGGTGTCAAGACGCCCGAGGAGATGCGCCGCCTGCAGCAGGCCATCGACCGCACCATCACCTTCTATGACCGCCTGTTGCCCACCCTGCACGCCGGGCAGACCGAACGCCAGATCCAGGCCCGCATGAATACCCTGGCCGCCGAACTCGGCACCACGCCCTATCTGGGTGGGCATGGCGGCCCGCTGGTGTGCATCAACCGGATCGGACTCGCCCACCGCGGCCCCACCGACGAGGCCCTGCGCCCCGGAGATCTGCTGGTTCTGGATACCGGCCTCGGCGTGGATGGGTATTTTTCCGACATCGCCCGCACCTGTTATGTCCGCGCCCCGGGAGAAGATCAGGCGCCTTCAGAGGTGCAGGCCGTCTTCCAGGCGATCCACAGCGCGATCGACGCGGCCTTCGGCGCCCTGAAGCCAGGCGTCCAGGGCAGTGAGGTCGACGCCGCCGCGCGCGCGGCCCTGCGGCAGGCCGGGCAACCGGAACTGAGCCACGCCACCGGCCATCAGATCGGGCGGCACGTCCACGACGGCGGCACGCTGCTCGGCCCCGTCTGGGAACGGTATGGGGCGGCCCCGCACGGCACCGTGAAGGCGGGCGAGGTCTACACGCTGGAACCGACGGTGGTGCAGTCACCGCTGCCCAGCATGATCGTCGAGGAAAACGTGGTGGTCACGGACGACGGGGCGCGCTGGCTGAGCCGCCGTCAGGAGCAGTTGTGGCTGATCTGA
- a CDS encoding DUF3427 domain-containing protein, with translation MAERGAGDVPLRWERLLVHDPLVSALLRAVETNLQLQRVGEYAVVFFPEDPAHGVGTFFVRFPQWQSEQDVDLVRARTTLEKKPGRLALLRGGAFAPALRARLRTDPRLAQEAERRLEYLLACDYAERHGGVLRTPGDLTRYHGYRRSEIVNHLGVQYDPARHNTGVVQMGSDIALLTQLDTRDVQTSHQYQNRFLQDRRFFSWESQNRMVPDRCPGQAIADHRRLGYTLHLFVQPVGAGLYFYLGPVDVEQVQGSAPFTAVLKLPEWPPASLEEGLLG, from the coding sequence GTGGCCGAGCGGGGAGCGGGCGACGTTCCGCTGCGGTGGGAGCGGCTCCTGGTGCATGACCCGCTGGTCAGCGCGCTGCTGAGGGCGGTAGAGACCAACCTGCAACTGCAGCGTGTCGGGGAATACGCCGTGGTGTTCTTTCCGGAGGATCCAGCGCACGGCGTGGGCACGTTTTTCGTGCGTTTCCCGCAGTGGCAGAGCGAGCAGGACGTCGATCTGGTCCGGGCGCGGACCACCCTGGAGAAGAAACCTGGCCGGCTTGCGCTGCTGCGTGGTGGAGCCTTCGCTCCGGCGCTGAGAGCCCGGCTGCGCACCGACCCACGGCTCGCCCAGGAGGCCGAACGCCGCCTGGAATACCTCCTGGCCTGCGATTACGCCGAGCGGCACGGCGGAGTGCTGCGGACGCCCGGCGACCTGACGCGGTACCACGGCTACCGCCGCAGCGAGATCGTCAACCATCTGGGCGTCCAGTACGATCCCGCGCGGCACAATACCGGGGTCGTGCAGATGGGAAGCGACATCGCGCTGCTCACGCAACTGGACACCCGTGACGTGCAGACCAGCCACCAGTACCAGAACCGCTTCCTGCAGGACAGGCGTTTCTTTTCCTGGGAAAGTCAGAACCGCATGGTGCCGGACCGGTGCCCGGGGCAGGCCATTGCCGATCACCGCCGGCTGGGTTACACCCTGCACCTGTTCGTCCAGCCTGTTGGAGCAGGCCTGTATTTCTATCTGGGGCCAGTCGACGTGGAGCAGGTCCAGGGGAGTGCCCCGTTCACAGCGGTCCTGAAGTTGCCCGAGTGGCCGCCGGCCTCCTTGGAAGAGGGACTGCTGGGTTGA
- a CDS encoding amino acid ABC transporter permease, producing MKLLDTFFNLNVLDSALPALLRGLLITLELGVVSAVVGTLLGLVVALLGLYGPRWLRMLVRFYIDVLRAMPLLVFMVLIYYALPFVKILLPAFTCAVLAISLIASAYVAEIFRSGIEAIPAGQFEAARSLGLHSWDVMRSVILPQALKIVVPPLTGNAISIMKDTAIASVVALPELLQQATSQQALSANPTPLVGAALIYVALLFPLVRLVSRFEARGKLRSGR from the coding sequence ATGAAACTGCTTGACACCTTTTTCAATCTCAATGTCCTGGACTCGGCCCTCCCCGCCCTGCTGCGCGGTCTGCTGATCACCCTCGAACTGGGGGTGGTGAGCGCCGTGGTGGGCACGCTGCTCGGGCTGGTGGTGGCGTTGCTGGGACTGTACGGGCCGCGCTGGCTGAGGATGTTGGTGCGCTTTTACATCGACGTTCTGCGGGCCATGCCGCTGCTGGTCTTTATGGTGCTGATCTACTACGCCCTGCCATTCGTCAAGATCCTGCTCCCGGCCTTCACCTGCGCGGTGCTGGCGATCTCGCTGATCGCCTCGGCGTACGTGGCCGAGATCTTCCGCTCGGGCATCGAGGCCATCCCCGCCGGACAGTTCGAGGCCGCCCGCTCGCTGGGCCTGCACAGCTGGGACGTGATGCGCTCGGTGATCTTGCCCCAGGCCCTCAAGATCGTGGTGCCGCCGCTGACCGGCAACGCGATCTCGATCATGAAAGACACCGCCATCGCCTCGGTGGTGGCGCTGCCCGAACTGCTTCAGCAGGCGACGTCGCAGCAAGCCCTCTCGGCCAACCCGACGCCGCTGGTGGGCGCGGCGCTGATCTACGTGGCGCTGCTGTTTCCGCTGGTGCGCCTCGTCAGCCGCTTCGAGGCGCGGGGCAAACTCCGGTCCGGCCGTTGA
- a CDS encoding aminotransferase class V-fold PLP-dependent enzyme: MTTLPVSTPSTVSPLEPHLGFIRSQFPALDSPWAFFDNAGGSQVLRGVAERVSAYLLSTSVQLGASYAVSQEASARVEAGVQAAARFIHAADPREVVLGGSSTQLVANLASAMGECLKPGDEIIVTDTDHEANVGAWTRLESRGIHTRIWKVNPQTLHLDLEALDALMTERTRLVCFTHVSNVLGTINPVAEITRFVHERGAQVFVDGVAYAPHRRIDVQAWDVDYYLFSWYKVYGPHISLLFGKLGHLLALPSINHFFVSPDAAAYRLQPGNLNYELTYSLTGVSEYMAALQTRLGVDGLGGVFDAFAAHEAALAGRLLEYLATRPRVRVIGHPSADPTVRVDTISFVVDGVASSEIPKFLDGQHVAVRYGHFYAYRLIQTLGLDQTEGVVRVSMAHYNTLEEVDRLIAGLDAFGL; the protein is encoded by the coding sequence ATGACCACATTGCCCGTCTCGACTCCCTCCACCGTCTCCCCGCTGGAGCCACACCTGGGCTTCATCCGCTCACAGTTTCCCGCCCTGGACAGTCCCTGGGCCTTTTTCGACAACGCGGGCGGCTCCCAGGTGTTGCGCGGCGTGGCCGAACGGGTCAGCGCCTACCTGCTGAGCACCAGCGTGCAGCTCGGGGCCAGTTACGCCGTGTCGCAGGAGGCCAGCGCCCGGGTCGAGGCGGGCGTGCAGGCGGCGGCCAGGTTCATTCACGCCGCCGATCCGCGCGAGGTGGTGCTGGGCGGCAGCTCGACACAGCTCGTCGCCAACCTGGCCTCCGCCATGGGCGAGTGCCTGAAACCGGGCGACGAGATCATTGTCACCGACACCGATCATGAGGCGAACGTGGGGGCCTGGACGCGGCTGGAGTCGCGCGGGATCCACACCAGGATCTGGAAGGTCAACCCGCAGACGCTGCACCTTGACCTGGAAGCGCTGGACGCCCTGATGACAGAACGCACGCGGCTGGTCTGCTTCACCCACGTCTCGAACGTGCTGGGCACCATCAACCCGGTGGCGGAGATCACCCGCTTCGTTCACGAACGCGGCGCGCAGGTGTTCGTGGACGGCGTGGCCTACGCACCCCACCGGAGAATCGACGTCCAGGCCTGGGACGTGGACTATTACCTGTTCAGCTGGTACAAGGTCTACGGCCCACATATCTCGCTGCTGTTCGGCAAGCTGGGGCACCTGCTGGCGCTGCCCAGCATCAACCACTTCTTCGTCTCGCCGGACGCGGCGGCGTACCGGCTGCAACCCGGCAACCTCAACTACGAGCTGACCTACAGCCTGACGGGGGTCAGCGAGTACATGGCCGCCTTGCAGACGCGACTCGGCGTGGACGGTCTCGGCGGGGTCTTTGACGCCTTCGCCGCGCACGAGGCGGCGCTGGCCGGACGGCTGCTGGAGTACCTGGCCACCAGGCCCCGGGTCCGGGTGATCGGGCATCCCTCAGCAGACCCCACGGTGCGGGTCGACACCATCAGCTTCGTGGTGGACGGCGTGGCCTCGTCTGAGATTCCTAAATTTCTGGACGGGCAGCACGTTGCGGTGCGCTACGGGCATTTCTACGCCTACCGCCTGATCCAGACACTGGGCCTCGATCAGACCGAGGGCGTGGTACGCGTCTCGATGGCCCACTACAACACCCTGGAGGAGGTGGACCGTCTGATCGCCGGACTGGACGCCTTCGGGCTCTAG
- a CDS encoding M24 family metallopeptidase, whose amino-acid sequence MADLRPDRLTALRAHLAEVDAVLITAPYQLRAFCGAEVSAGTLALTPQGSFLLLDPRYHDAVTAPAQVDIKPYANGPQRLQTLRWVLGGARRIGVYAQALTLAEMDALSPGDELCFVPIDGVLDRLTSLLTHSEIASLQRAETVTRRALEAAFAALRAGVSEREIRQVLLGVIERDSEGPAFAPIVAFGVRTALPHAHPSVATLQPGDLVTMDAGAVVDGLHADLTETRIFGAAPGQDPQAQALLSVVRCALDAARRATRAGATAEEIDESARAPIREAGFDKQTLRGIGHALGYQTHQPPILREHAQDRVQVGQVLALEPGVYLPGVGGVRLEEMVVVGETSAMPIAEWQSAAHPSSAARGAQ is encoded by the coding sequence GTGGCTGATCTGAGGCCCGACCGCCTGACCGCCTTGCGGGCCCACCTCGCTGAAGTGGACGCCGTGCTGATCACCGCGCCGTACCAGCTCCGCGCGTTCTGCGGCGCTGAGGTGTCGGCAGGAACGCTGGCGCTGACCCCACAGGGTTCTTTCCTCCTGCTGGACCCCCGCTATCACGACGCCGTGACTGCCCCAGCACAGGTTGACATCAAACCCTACGCCAACGGCCCGCAGCGCCTGCAGACGCTGCGCTGGGTGCTGGGGGGTGCGCGGCGTATCGGCGTCTACGCCCAGGCCCTGACCCTGGCTGAGATGGATGCGCTGAGTCCAGGCGACGAGTTGTGCTTCGTCCCCATCGACGGTGTGCTGGACAGGTTGACCAGTCTGCTCACCCACAGCGAGATCGCCAGTCTCCAGCGCGCCGAGACGGTCACGCGGCGCGCACTGGAAGCGGCGTTTGCGGCGCTGCGGGCCGGGGTCAGCGAGCGTGAGATCCGGCAGGTGCTGCTGGGCGTCATCGAGCGGGACAGCGAGGGGCCCGCCTTCGCACCGATCGTGGCCTTTGGCGTGCGCACGGCGCTTCCCCATGCCCATCCCAGTGTGGCCACCCTGCAGCCAGGCGACCTGGTCACCATGGACGCCGGAGCAGTGGTCGACGGCCTGCACGCCGACCTGACCGAAACCCGCATCTTCGGTGCCGCGCCGGGTCAGGACCCACAGGCCCAGGCCCTGCTGTCGGTCGTCCGCTGTGCGCTGGACGCGGCGCGGCGGGCCACCCGTGCGGGAGCCACCGCCGAGGAGATTGACGAATCGGCGCGCGCGCCGATCCGCGAGGCGGGGTTCGATAAGCAGACCCTGCGCGGGATCGGCCACGCCTTGGGCTACCAGACGCACCAGCCTCCGATTCTTCGTGAACACGCCCAGGACCGGGTTCAGGTGGGTCAGGTGCTGGCGCTGGAACCCGGCGTCTACCTGCCGGGTGTGGGCGGCGTGCGGCTGGAAGAGATGGTGGTGGTGGGCGAAACCAGCGCCATGCCCATCGCCGAGTGGCAGAGCGCTGCACACCCGTCAAGCGCCGCCAGAGGTGCGCAGTGA
- a CDS encoding restriction endonuclease, giving the protein MKLSPMVSGGVIERLLVALGVHDVSRTPLTNDAGVDVCGVLVIEELMRVRVAVQVKRYSGHVSRPDIQKLRGSLSHGEVGWFFTTGGYSEGARMEAQAKDRLPISLISGLEVADLMIKDPVALDEAGQAQSAGEA; this is encoded by the coding sequence TTGAAGCTCTCCCCAATGGTCTCCGGAGGAGTCATCGAGCGCCTGCTGGTGGCCCTCGGAGTCCACGATGTCAGCCGGACGCCGCTTACCAACGACGCCGGGGTGGACGTGTGCGGCGTGCTGGTGATCGAGGAGCTCATGCGGGTACGGGTGGCCGTGCAGGTGAAACGGTACTCGGGCCACGTCTCCCGGCCGGACATTCAGAAGCTGCGCGGCAGCCTGTCGCACGGCGAGGTGGGCTGGTTCTTCACCACAGGTGGGTACAGCGAGGGGGCGCGGATGGAAGCGCAGGCCAAAGACCGCCTGCCCATCTCCCTGATCTCCGGGCTAGAGGTCGCGGATCTCATGATCAAGGACCCCGTGGCCCTTGACGAAGCTGGGCAGGCGCAGTCCGCAGGGGAAGCCTGA
- a CDS encoding NAD(P)/FAD-dependent oxidoreductase produces the protein MKQHVLVVGAGIIGACIALELSRQNKRVTLLEAGAPGSGITRWCPGGVRQQWGSDLNIVLVRDSLPFFNSVEQLDAGLHFERCGYVFLGYSEAGERSARQLAERQQRLGVNAQVIGEDALQRLCPDIVTRGLRAASYGPDDGFINDPVRLTQAVVQAAQESGALLAHGRATALRTDDGRITGVQTEGGPLTADVTVLAAGHGAGELASSAGLNLPLHAEERRLHYLDRAPAQYCTPFLVSPDHQWAGKQLGHAFYMSALGTLPESDDVFKAQTFERGAHVLADLEQLRSTHIVRGYYSSTPDFQAIVDAPITHPGLVLSVGFNGNGFMMAPANARLVASLVTGDTPAYDHADYQLGRFKQQVHMETAVI, from the coding sequence ATGAAGCAGCATGTCCTGGTCGTCGGGGCCGGCATCATCGGTGCCTGCATTGCGCTGGAACTGAGCCGTCAGAACAAACGCGTCACCCTGCTCGAAGCGGGGGCGCCGGGCAGCGGCATTACCCGCTGGTGTCCGGGCGGGGTGCGCCAGCAGTGGGGCAGCGACCTGAATATTGTGCTGGTCCGGGACAGCCTGCCCTTTTTCAACAGCGTCGAACAGCTGGACGCCGGGCTTCACTTCGAGCGCTGCGGCTACGTCTTTCTCGGCTACAGCGAGGCGGGTGAGCGCTCGGCCAGGCAGCTGGCCGAGCGTCAGCAGCGGCTGGGGGTGAACGCACAGGTGATCGGGGAGGACGCCTTGCAGCGGCTGTGCCCGGACATCGTGACCCGGGGGCTGCGGGCGGCAAGTTACGGGCCGGACGACGGGTTCATCAATGATCCGGTGCGCCTGACGCAGGCGGTCGTGCAGGCCGCGCAGGAGAGCGGCGCGCTGCTGGCTCATGGCCGCGCCACAGCGCTGCGGACGGACGACGGAAGAATCACAGGGGTCCAGACCGAGGGCGGCCCACTCACGGCGGACGTCACGGTGCTTGCGGCCGGCCACGGTGCCGGCGAGCTGGCCTCCAGCGCCGGGCTCAATCTGCCGCTGCATGCCGAGGAGCGCCGGCTACATTACCTGGACCGTGCACCGGCCCAGTACTGCACGCCGTTTCTGGTGTCGCCAGACCACCAGTGGGCCGGCAAGCAACTGGGCCACGCCTTCTACATGAGCGCACTGGGCACCCTGCCTGAAAGTGATGACGTGTTCAAGGCACAGACCTTCGAGCGGGGCGCGCACGTTCTGGCCGACCTGGAGCAACTGCGCAGCACGCACATCGTCCGCGGCTACTACAGCTCCACCCCGGATTTTCAGGCGATCGTGGACGCGCCCATCACCCATCCCGGGCTGGTGTTGAGCGTGGGCTTCAACGGCAACGGCTTCATGATGGCCCCGGCCAACGCCCGACTGGTGGCGTCGCTCGTCACGGGCGACACGCCGGCGTACGATCATGCCGATTACCAGCTCGGCCGCTTCAAACAGCAGGTTCACATGGAAACGGCGGTCATCTGA
- the hydA gene encoding dihydropyrimidinase: protein MSLIISGGTVVTAEGQFQADVRVDGGQIAAVGRGLAQAGDEVIDADGKHILPGGIDVHTHLSMPSMGTVTCDDYYTGQVAAVMGGTTTHLDFCIQPKGSSLKAALDTWHGRARGQAVIDYGFHVAVTDPLPEVLDEIATLPDQGVTSIKLFLAYKDTLQVDDTALFRCLERARDAGVLTLVHAENGDAIEVLMAEAVARGETAPKYHALTRPPELEAEATGRAVALAEVLGAPLYIVHLSCRPALVRVREAQARGARVTAETCTQYFFFTKDDLDRPGFEGAKWVCSPPPREKEDQQALWAAVADGTLSVISTDHCPFRFDSQKTLGRDDFTLIPNGVPGIEERLMVLHQAGVRGGHFSLERFVALTATNPARSFGLGGVKGSVAPGYDADLALWNLARPHMITAATNHSAVDYSLYEGMAVQGRPVTVLIRGQTVMHEGRLLAERGSGQFLHRQRI, encoded by the coding sequence ATGAGCCTGATCATCAGCGGCGGCACCGTCGTCACGGCGGAGGGCCAGTTTCAGGCCGACGTTCGCGTGGACGGTGGACAGATCGCGGCGGTGGGGCGCGGTCTGGCGCAGGCGGGCGACGAGGTCATCGACGCGGACGGCAAGCACATCCTGCCGGGCGGCATCGACGTCCACACCCACCTGTCGATGCCCTCGATGGGCACGGTGACCTGCGACGATTACTACACGGGTCAGGTTGCGGCGGTGATGGGCGGCACCACCACGCATCTCGATTTCTGCATTCAGCCGAAGGGCAGCAGCCTGAAAGCAGCGCTCGACACCTGGCACGGCCGGGCCAGAGGACAAGCGGTGATCGACTATGGCTTTCACGTGGCCGTGACCGATCCATTGCCCGAGGTGCTGGACGAGATCGCCACGCTGCCGGACCAGGGCGTCACGTCGATCAAGCTGTTTCTGGCTTACAAGGACACCCTGCAGGTCGACGATACGGCGCTGTTCCGCTGTCTGGAACGGGCGCGTGACGCCGGCGTCCTGACGCTGGTGCATGCCGAGAACGGCGACGCCATCGAGGTGCTGATGGCCGAGGCCGTGGCGCGGGGCGAGACGGCCCCCAAATACCACGCCCTGACCCGCCCCCCGGAACTGGAGGCCGAGGCCACGGGACGGGCCGTCGCGCTGGCCGAGGTGCTGGGCGCGCCGCTGTACATCGTTCATTTGAGCTGCCGCCCGGCGCTGGTGCGGGTGCGTGAGGCCCAGGCGCGGGGCGCGCGCGTGACCGCCGAGACCTGCACCCAGTATTTCTTCTTTACCAAAGACGATCTGGACCGTCCCGGTTTTGAAGGCGCCAAGTGGGTGTGCAGCCCGCCGCCCCGCGAGAAGGAGGACCAGCAGGCGCTATGGGCCGCGGTGGCCGACGGCACGCTCAGCGTGATCAGCACCGACCACTGTCCGTTCCGGTTCGACAGCCAGAAAACCCTGGGGCGGGACGACTTCACCCTGATTCCCAACGGCGTCCCTGGCATCGAGGAGCGTCTGATGGTGCTGCATCAGGCCGGCGTGCGCGGCGGCCACTTCAGCCTGGAACGCTTCGTGGCCCTGACCGCTACCAATCCAGCCCGCAGTTTCGGTCTGGGCGGCGTAAAGGGCAGCGTCGCGCCGGGTTACGACGCCGATCTGGCGCTGTGGAACCTGGCGCGCCCCCACATGATCACGGCGGCCACGAACCACAGTGCCGTCGACTACAGCCTGTACGAGGGCATGGCCGTCCAGGGCAGGCCAGTCACGGTGCTCATCCGTGGGCAGACGGTGATGCATGAGGGGCGCTTGCTGGCCGAACGGGGCAGTGGTCAGTTCTTACACCGTCAACGCATCTGA
- a CDS encoding ABC transporter substrate-binding protein, producing the protein MKRTKTAVGGLVLLSLFLGAGAQAQDTINVGANIGNVPWEFQDASGANVGFEIELVTEIAKNLGKKVNVVNTPFNGLFAAVQSGRIDVAISSITVTKKRLETVAFTQPYYDSDQSLTVASGSTLGNVSAFKGKTVGVDTGSTGAMWATTHQAQYGYKIREYTGLNPAMLDLKAGRIDGYISDIPALQYYAKVTGGVKVAQRLKTGEQYSMMFAKGSPLAAQFNAQLDALKKSGYLSKLHQKWFGAVPEKDTSTVTVLPMPK; encoded by the coding sequence ATGAAGCGAACGAAGACGGCAGTGGGTGGGTTGGTGTTGCTCTCGCTCTTCCTTGGGGCCGGCGCCCAGGCGCAGGACACGATCAACGTCGGGGCCAACATCGGCAACGTGCCCTGGGAATTCCAGGATGCCAGCGGCGCCAACGTGGGGTTCGAGATCGAGCTCGTCACAGAGATCGCCAAGAACCTGGGCAAGAAGGTCAACGTCGTCAACACCCCCTTCAACGGCCTGTTTGCCGCCGTGCAGTCCGGCCGCATCGACGTGGCCATCTCCAGCATCACTGTCACGAAAAAACGCCTGGAAACCGTGGCGTTCACGCAGCCGTATTACGATTCGGACCAGTCCCTCACGGTCGCCAGCGGCAGCACGCTGGGCAACGTCAGCGCCTTTAAGGGCAAGACCGTGGGCGTGGACACCGGCTCGACGGGGGCGATGTGGGCCACCACCCATCAGGCTCAGTACGGGTACAAGATCCGCGAGTACACCGGTCTGAATCCGGCCATGCTCGACCTCAAAGCGGGACGCATTGACGGCTACATCTCCGACATTCCGGCCCTGCAGTACTACGCCAAGGTCACCGGCGGCGTCAAGGTGGCCCAGCGCCTGAAGACCGGCGAGCAGTACAGCATGATGTTTGCCAAGGGCAGTCCGCTGGCCGCGCAGTTCAACGCCCAGCTCGACGCCCTGAAGAAGAGCGGTTACCTGTCTAAACTGCATCAGAAGTGGTTCGGGGCCGTGCCGGAAAAGGACACTTCAACCGTGACCGTCCTGCCGATGCCCAAATAA
- a CDS encoding aminotransferase class V-fold PLP-dependent enzyme has protein sequence MSLSPAAFRAHFPGLGTYVHANNCSRGALSLDVEGALGEYLQSWRAGGSPWGEWMGVWEEARAALAQLIGARPDQLALTDSASHALAVALRARSAADGPVVIEEHNFPSAYYLADALRRDGYQVRFTADFPGQTPLERTCAALSGAATLVLAQVSFQTGELLDVARYVEAAQAQDCQVILDGYQALGIVPTDVAALGVEYYLSGTHKYLLGTEGFAFLYAAGGGTPHAPGWMAADDPMVMDLIGRDLSPAARRFESGTPNVAGAYACRASLTLLSQLPAPVRLSQVHACVSVVRRACDHAGLGVVTPREPARHAAMIALRAHDAGTTAPAMLESGLLVSARGPVVRISFHAYNTLDEAGRIAEWVAAHPHHFQQETP, from the coding sequence GTGAGTCTGAGCCCCGCGGCCTTCCGTGCCCACTTTCCTGGACTGGGCACCTACGTCCACGCCAACAACTGCTCGCGGGGGGCACTCAGCCTGGACGTCGAGGGCGCGCTGGGTGAGTACCTGCAGTCCTGGCGGGCTGGCGGGTCCCCCTGGGGCGAATGGATGGGGGTGTGGGAGGAAGCCCGCGCCGCGCTGGCGCAACTGATCGGTGCCCGGCCTGACCAACTGGCACTGACCGACAGCGCGAGTCACGCGCTGGCCGTGGCCCTGCGCGCCCGGAGCGCGGCGGACGGCCCGGTGGTGATTGAGGAGCACAACTTTCCGAGTGCGTACTATCTGGCCGACGCCCTGCGGCGGGACGGCTACCAGGTGCGCTTCACGGCCGACTTTCCAGGTCAGACCCCCCTCGAGCGGACGTGTGCGGCCCTGTCAGGTGCCGCCACCCTGGTCCTGGCGCAGGTCAGCTTCCAGACCGGCGAACTGCTCGACGTCGCCCGCTACGTGGAAGCGGCCCAGGCGCAGGACTGCCAAGTGATCCTCGACGGCTACCAGGCCTTGGGCATCGTGCCCACCGATGTCGCGGCGCTGGGGGTGGAGTATTACCTGAGCGGCACGCACAAGTACCTGCTGGGCACCGAGGGCTTCGCGTTCCTGTACGCCGCCGGCGGGGGCACGCCCCACGCCCCGGGCTGGATGGCCGCGGACGATCCGATGGTCATGGACCTGATCGGGCGGGACCTGAGTCCGGCGGCGCGCCGTTTCGAGTCGGGAACACCGAATGTGGCCGGGGCCTACGCGTGCCGGGCCTCACTGACCCTGCTCAGTCAGCTCCCCGCGCCGGTGCGGCTGTCGCAGGTTCACGCCTGCGTCTCGGTGGTTCGCCGGGCGTGTGATCACGCTGGACTGGGGGTGGTCACGCCCAGGGAACCGGCCCGCCACGCCGCCATGATCGCGCTCAGGGCCCACGACGCCGGAACAACGGCGCCGGCCATGCTGGAAAGTGGCCTGCTGGTCAGTGCCCGGGGGCCAGTGGTCCGCATCAGTTTTCACGCCTACAACACGCTGGACGAGGCTGGCCGCATCGCCGAATGGGTGGCCGCCCATCCCCACCATTTTCAACAGGAGACTCCATGA